In the Xyrauchen texanus isolate HMW12.3.18 chromosome 47, RBS_HiC_50CHRs, whole genome shotgun sequence genome, cgaggaagaaaaagaaggcttcaggcgagcagagtgtggggctttccacgactttgtgagttcgtcgtgcacttcggggaagaaaggagaaggtctctgtcgaggggcctgccggcgcccctgcaggaaccactcgtccagccggctgcgggcgggttcttccggagaagaccagtcgagcctgaGGTCTtctacggctttggacaggatgcggacgatctcagagtccatgctgctACATTGGACATTTGCAACCCAGGCCAAAGCATCTGGGTTGCAAACTTTCTAAATGAAAATCATAAATCAAAGACTGACGTTGCTGGATACCATTATCCACAGGAACATTTGGATCAGCAGAGCAAATGAAAAGCTGTCAAACACCCTGAAAACTGCTGGAATATGTCCCTGCGTGACAGCTAAAATTAGCTAAAGGCTCAAGAATTCTCAATCTTAACAGGCTGGACGAAACTGGTGTATATACAAAGAGGAATCATACAAATAATTGTCTTCATACAAATAAGACTTGATCCAAAAGGGGACATGTAATGAAAAATAGGATATTTATAGAGTGAAACAAAGCTCCAAAAACAGGTCATTTAGAAATTGTCATGCCATTAATGTCACAGCATTAGCACATTAACATAAGACCACCCACATTTACATATCAATGTGTATTCAGTTTTTAACAACTTGGCAAGGACATTGTTAAGAGGCTCTTTGTAGGCTTtgagcacacacatatatacacacaggatATGATGTTAAACCGGAGGGCTTctggtgtaagtaaataataactcacaaattgtaaataatataattacatttttgaaaagattctgtctactcactttcctgccaAAAAAAATCTCACATCTTTGAAATTTGTatcctttgaattgagccaagaggtcagcacGTGACGTTTCGATCTCCTATTGGTCCTCTCGTCGTACGAAACCACGTTTCAgatttcaccaaacttgaactttgcTACGCAGCGTAGTGTGAAATTTCTTCACATAAACTTGCGTTTCCGTTCTGCTGCATTCAAATGCGTTTGAATGGGAGTAAATGGAGCGCGAAGTGTAATGTGACAACCCATTTAATCATTTCACACGTGAAGAGATTAGTcaatcataacagaggtcatAAATGAATGCACACTGAATGcgtttttgtgtgcattttgtaatagtttttctatgtaaacttgCACTAGACTGATGTCTTTTATGGACGTCTCATGAaggaacaatacatttttaagatgctgcgttatattaaaataactttaaaaaatgtgcctcaggacacctgcattctgttccatttactGAGTCtagatttatttaaatgaagAATGCGTTCGTATGGTCCTTTAAGGCAAGAGTATACTTCCTTTTCTACTTGCCATTCTGTCTTCAATGCAGTCGAGCACTCACGCTGCGTTCACAgtgccagcgacacgcagcgacaaaactaCCTAAtcttattcattttcaatgtttactggcgacttccggcaacatgaGAGATGGCGACccgatgtgggtgtgtccagcgacTTAACTAAGTTGAgaaatgcaaatgaagagcgacattcgggagcgacagccaatacgagagaagatggtggagctcacgtgatcctaatattttaataaaaatattaattgtaaagaaacagtgctgtttagtctctccatacacaccactggtgacctaaccaccagccactggcgacatgcagcgacaaagtagccggcagtgtgaacgcagcttcaccCTTTCAAAGTTCACTTTTGATCATGCGTCCTACATGCACACTGCAACTTATTTGGGTGCCtttcatttctgaaattgtgcattTTACAAATCACTCTTTCTTTGACTCCTCCgtcctcatttcctttccttgcaATCTTTCCTCGCTTCCTAGCTCCTCCATAAAAGGAAATGAGGAAACGGAAAGGCAACAAGGATGGAGGAATCAAAGCAAGACGAATTTGTAAAACGGAATGTCCTTCCCACTCACGAGTCACTTCAAAGCACCATCTCTGCACAGCTGAATTACATCACAGCTGCTTGCTTTTATTgagatttattaatatattaattataaacactaataattcaagatgcactgttaAAGTATGCAACAATTATGGCTCATTTAAACTGCAAAggtgaaacatgaattaaaactgtTGTTTCACATGTGAAGGGTAAGGAGAATTTATGCGTGCATCAGGTGCTTCGACCAAAAAGACTTCCGCATAGAATGCTCTTTGGTTTCCTCGCTCAAGCGTCCTCGGAAGCTTCCTTGATACACCTTCATGATGGCCGACTTTGATCAGTTTCTGGGTCATAGGCTTGAGGATGGAGGAGCAAGGACACGAGAAAGCACAGTTAAGTAATGAGAAGAACCCTTCGAGAAACTCTTTTAGCACAGTCAAAGCCAGGCACATACGCAAACAATACTGAAAAAGCAAGACGTAGCACAactgtcaaagacgtccatctagcacGTTTAAGTTGAAAAACtatgtaaaaacagcacagatgcaaAAACACGTTCTGTGAGAATGACACCTTAGACTAATTCTATATGAAACCGAGGGGAAATAGGTATGCAATAAAAGTGGAGAAAATGGCCCTTTTCAGTCAGACTGACTCACCTGTGGTTCTTTAACTCCAATGTAATTGTCATAGACATCCTGGTTGTCCACATCATAGTTGTTGCTGCCATATTTTTCTAGTTCTGCTTGCCGGGTGTATCTGGGGGGAGAGGCGGCTGCCACACACAGGACCAGGAGTCCCCACACCAACCTCTGCATTGCCATCTTCCTGCTAGACAAAGAATCACACCACATAATGTCTAATgggatattattatatttatgttggaCAGATAAAAGAGGGACAGAAGGTAGTTTGGATGGAACAATCCATGTGATTGGATCATTGAACAACTGACTGTTGGACAGATATTAGCAACataattagtctacaaaatgggtttacatttatttaatcataAAGGGGCTGTTTTCACCATGTTTAATAGACTTCTCACAAATTTCACTAGTGTATTTTAAACactaaaattaaaaacacattgtgacaaatgaattttgaaaaatacaaatgtttcatGTAGCCTCTCAATTAATAGTAAGTCACTGAAGcttcatgcataataataataattataaaaaataaaaaaatgttgtttaaaatggttttaacaTCACAAGACAATGTCAAAATTACAAAAGCACTGTATATCAGCTACCCATTTAGCAAAGCATATATGATTAAAGCAATACAGACTTTATTTTATATGGTGTAATGAGAGACTTACTTTGGTCAAGCCATTTTCTGAAGGATTTATTGTCCATAAAGTTTGTAACATACTATCATAGAACTCTGTGACCCGAGTCACTCCAGAAAGAAGCTAAGGCCAAGAATGCAACAGCCAGACAAAGTCGACTTGCTTTGATTGGCTTTGGTGCAACCCATCTCAAATTTGTTTCTCAGAAACCATGGGCTTCTGGCTCACCAAACACTTGCCACTTCTGCACATCATTGAAGTCAAAGTTGCCTCTTTTTCCTCTGGTATGAACATCTAAATTCAATTTTGAGGTTGATATATCACAGCAAAGACaaataaatgacagaaaaacacTCTTGTTACCTGCATTGGATTCACACAGACTCTGCATGGTTTTGTGACCAGTGGATACAGACATTTGCTCTGCAGGGCACACATTTCTAAGGTGGGAGACCTCAGGGTTCATTAACAAGTTGTAGATGGCCACAAGTACTGAATATGGACAGTTTGGCCTTTAAAGTCTTTAGCTAACTTGCAAGAGCCAAAAAGTCACATTCTAACTCAGCAGCCATCTTTAATGCAATCAGTGACTGCTTTGTGTGTTAAAGTTGAAAGATCAGAGGTGAGATGCAGATGCCAtaaaattgttttcctatgtaaatgtGCTAGACAGACATTTTTGACCATTGTATCACATGGCGTTTAGctgtttttcatcatttcaaGCAGGCTTGCCGTGTTTTTAGACACCGTTTCAAATGAAAAAGAACTTCACTCTTAAAAGCGTGTTTTGAGACACCTGGGTGTTTCTTTTTTAATGCAAGGTttgatgtgaacggcccctaacagtGTCAATAACCTAAATTGTGTCTATAATAAAAAAGTGAAATGTTAAATTAACGTATTATGAATTATTATCTTTATGATCTTACCCCCCAACACATTATACTGTTTTCCAAACAGTGTGTATTATTATCAAGATAATTTGAGCTAATCAGGGAACAGGAGAGAATGCTATTAAAAGTTTTTTGGTGGATGAAAGGGACTAAGAGGAAAGCGATGACCGACTGGAGCGAGGAAGCTGGATGAGCAGAGATTGCAGATGAGGTTCTGGTCCTCAGGGCGAGACGGAGCGTACCAGGtaagaaagagtgagaaaaaaCTCTGACAGAGTTCCTTTATGAGTATGTCTCCGCACTCTAGCTTGAAATTCCACCAAGGTTTGTGGACAGCATGGCAGTgaacttcactctctctctctctctctctctctctctctctctctctctctcttgaaggGCTATTTTTGGACATAGTTGCTTTCTAGAAACCACTGAATTTTTTAGGCATTAATCATTTCCCTGTGGGTTTCTGACAGCCAATCATCTCATGCCATCGCATCACACCATGAAAAAAGTTTCTAAAGGCATAATATCAATTAGAATCATGCACTTCATTTCACTTGAGTGTCCCAAAACTAGTACAGTCTGCTTCTATGAATGAAAATCTGCCATCAAGTAAAGTTTCAGTGTACCAGTGCTTTACAGCTTCAAAATCAGTAGGGCAATAGTGAATGAGGGACTATACTGAACACAGAGCTCTGCTTTTACACACAATGTTTGCAGTGCACAGACCccatgtgagtatgtgtgtgtgaagtaaTGGTCCTAATGTTGTTTTTGGCTCTACCCACCAGCATTTCACATGCTCgttgattttaaaatgtcttcTTCTCTAACGATTCAGCCAATATTGTCAAAAGTCATATAGTATTCAATGTCACTTCCAATAAGTCTTCCAAAAATTTTCAAAGTTTTCACTATTGAAAGATGCTTCAGTTGACATTTACAATGCAAACGCAATTCTAATCCTGAACATGAGGATTCAGTTTTTCATTATTCAAGTGTCTATTCCAGTGCATTACATTTTCTGCATATCCAATCTCTTTTATCTTTATTGGCAGAGCTAAAAGACCAACATTAATAATCAAATAGCAACATTAGAattaaatcataataaaaaatCAGACAGCAAATTCATCACATCCAAAGACTGAACCCAAATCCCAAACCCAGAAAACCAAGCTATGGAAAAGTGCGCCAAAATACAAAATGCATATGAAATGACATCATTACCAAACAGGTTACCTGTTAGCCCACTTAAAACTTTTACAAATCACCAGACTATGACTATATCAATATTCCAAGAAGATTTATGAGGATTATGAACTgttaataattcatttttaaaacattcattATATTATTAAGCCAGTaatccacaaaataaaaaaaatgcacttgTCAGTCAATTTTAGTCAGTGCATTTTAGCCTAGCAAGTGCACTTTAGCCCCAGTGGCCAAGTATCAGAGTAGCTAAACCTAGAAGCAGAAAGGAAAGCCATTCGGTCAGGTCCCTGCATATCACCAGTATTTAGAAGCACATAGAACCCTTACCTCTTTCTCCTTTCCCAAATGGTCTCGTTCTTCAGGTCGGACAGGCAGAGGGCTGGAGGGCCTGGCCAATGGCAATGGGTCACTCACTATGGTTTGAGAAGGcaagtgtgtatctgtgtgtgtgtgtgtgtgtttgtgtatgttatgATGTGTTTTTCTGTATgacatgtatgtgtgcatgcactCCCAGACCTGTGTGCCCTacctgcctgtgtgtgtgtataggtaaGAAGTGAGACGAGAAAAGACGGATTTTCTTTTGGTCCCCTCAACAGAAGTGCCCACCCCATACACATacataacatacacacacacactgaaggagAACCTGAACACACAATTTTCACACTAACAGGCCCCCAGGAGAGAAAATCCTTTAACCACTAACAACCATCTTTCTTTAAGTTCTTTAATCCTAAATATTAGATAATTGTCTTTCTTTCCTTAGGTGAGCGTGAGGTGTACTCTGATTTCTAGTATGGCCCCAGCACACAAAGGGCCCTCTGTGAGGCTCCTTTTGAGCGTAGATGCAGCACACTGCAGAAGGAGCCTTCTAACTGCCAGGACGTGTTGTACAAGTGCCTGCTTCATGTTCGGTGGGATGTTTAAACAGGCTTAAATTTCTTGTTCCATTCTGATTCTCTTGCTCTATCTCCCAGTAATCATATATCTCAAAGTCATATGACATCAATCCATCATTACTTGGATGTAGGACATAGGCTAAACggcaaagtatacttcggttgtccATGTTGCTGATCGCTCTGTGCACAGTATGCGTGAtgtaaatttcatcatcagcacagtctgcatGAAATGTGGACAGTCCTTGTCTGTGCACATTGTTGGCGCATGAGCCTGCCATTGACTGTCCTCAACAGTCCCTTACTAAAAATCTTGAgttgctgcaaacttgccgcaaattcggcACTCATTAATTTTCATATGGAAATGTGCTTTGTGGCAAAGTCTTCATTgtcaccaaaggtttgctgcGGGTTCAACAGTACTGGTGAAgcgctgcaaacttctggcataAATTTGCATTGAAAAACAAACTAACTTGCATGTAAAAATGATGAGTAGCGAGCAAGTTTTTGGCAACTCTCGATTTTTTTGTAGGGGTATCACAAAACAGTGGTAATGCGCATGCGTCAAATGCGTTCGTATTCACTCGCGGTCAtcagagtatactttgaaagtacagattttaattaattacgagagtgacaaccacattctgCAACTGAATTCACTCCTGTAATATTCAGGTAGTGACAACTGTATTTACATTAAACTTGTACATTGAACCGTAATGGTCAACTTGTTGtttacttttgcacattaatagcAGCAAACAGCAGTGATACAAAATCACATCATTCGTCACATCAGAAACTTTTGATGTGGTCTCTCTTCACCTCAATTGCTCCCTTCAGCACTGTGGTGTTAttcagaaattatggcaaatgaATTGTGACACCTCGCAAGACAATGCTGGACCATTCATACCAGTTTAATCAAAAcaaggaaatcaaaacaaatcacatCTTGAATTGTACCTCTTACAAAGCACATTCTTTAGGTTCTCACAGTtatcaaaatacaattttgtcaGTTTTTCTACTAAGATGGTTGtggttttaaagaaaaaaagaaaaagaaatgttgtCATGGTTGTGTGTTGAAAAAGACTATTCACATTATATGagactaaaaaaataaatcttaaaatttGTCTAGAATGTTCACTGGTAGTACCATTGTCACTGCTGAGTATATTAATTAGTAAAAAAGGTCCAAATATTCCCAAAATGTCCCCAAATGAATGCTTCTCACAAAATGAATGACAATGAATGAAGCTGAGTTAAAATAAAACACTAAATAATTGATCATTATATACCACAGACTCATCAGGAACTAACACCTTTAGCAACAAGCTAAACATTATTGATTGTGAAAGGatatttttctttgtaaataaATGCTCTAACTGTGCAAGTAatctcacaattttaaaattatttaagaaaatatgTAAATCGCATTGAAAAATGCATGAGAGGCAACACTGTCAACTCTGAAAAGCATAATGTCTAACATTTCCAATCTATGTTACTGCTGTTGTGACCAAGATTAACCATGCTTGAAATAtaatacaccaccacaatgtgCTAAATTCAATGTAAAGCAAATATTGGCTCCATAATAAAACAAAGGACCACAACTCTGTTGTCCAAACACACCCCAGAATGGTGTGGAAAGGTAAAACTGGTTTGTGGGTATTGCAATGTCAGCTGAGATGGATTTATTTGAAATTAACTTCTACACCAGATGGGGAAATATCATTACTTGCATATGAGGACAATTTTTCTTTGATCCCTCTTCACTATAtagactatttaaaaaataatgtttctCACAGAGTAGACTTGCTAGTTTTCCATAATATTAAAAGAAGGCACAGTGGTTTTATAATACaaccacattaaaaaaaatcatctaATACTCATAAGAACTAGTCTTATAAACCTCTACTCTACTGAAAAGCCCAGCAAAGGTAGTCGCCAGAATATATCAGCTTAGTTTTGCTGGTAAAtggcatggctatgctggtccactaGCTACAGCAGCACCAGACCATCATTAACCACTCTTGGAAATTCATACTGGTCTgagctggtcttttcagtaggGTTCTTAAAGAGTTCAATATTAAATCTAAGACTTCCCAAAAAGTCATTTTCAAGTCTTTTAGTTCTAGTAGATGCAACGTATAGGATTCTCCAGCAAGTTATGAGTCCTTTATATGACAACAGCCCTGAGGAGGCGAAAACACATCATCAGATCCTGTGGAATAGGGGGTTTTATGTCGTTACCATCAAGGCGAAGGTAGCGGAGATGAGGACTACTCTCACCAAAGTACTCATCAAGGGCCCCTGCGGGAGCTGGACATATGTCAGAGCCATTCACACCTATAAACATGACAGAAAGATCATTATTATACCTGATGAAAGTCAAAGAGACTTTGAATTTAGAACTGAAAAGGCCAACAGTATTATCTGAGATAAAATAATTGAGACCTGACTTTTAGATGTGAAAATATGCAGCATTTGATGTTTTTGCAAAGATAACggtaatgaattaatgaataaataaatattgatgtgCAAGATCAGAACTTTGGACTTTTGAATTTGCATTTGattactaaaataaattaattataaatgatcagttaaataaatgtaaaaaaaatacaaaaatatcaagaTTTAGAAAAGAAAACTATGATCAGAACTTGTGGACTTACTCTTGATCTTGTTGTGATCCAGATAAAGATGCTCCAGGCCAAAGGAGATGATGGGCACCTCAGTGAGCTGGTTGTGAGAAAGCTGTAGATCCAAGATGCTGGAAAGATTAAACACGTTTTTGGGGATCCCCCCATGCCCAGCTTATTGCGATTGAGCCTGAGAGAAGACACCTTGGGAAGACCTTTAAAATAACCAGCAGGGATCTTCTCAATGTTGTTGCTGTccaagaagatctgtgaagttgtGGGTGGCAGGCCGAGAGGCATGCTGTTTAGCTGATTCTTTGCCAAATTGATCTGGACCAAGTTGCTGAGACCTTTCAGGCTGACCTCAGTTACTGCATCATCCTGTAGCTTGTTGCTTTGCAGATCCAGCAAGGTGAGATGGTCCATACCAGAAAAGACACCAGCAGGGATTTTGGAGATTCTGTTCTGGGAGAGCCGTAACTGCTCAAGCCTGGCAGGCAGAGGAGATGGAATTGAAGTCAACAAATTGTCTTCCATGTAGAGGTGTACAAGGTTGGGCATGACCCTAAGAGCATCAACCTCCAAGCCTTCACTGGTGATTTTGTTGTGGCTGAGGTTGATCCACTTTAGCTGTGTGGCATTGCGCAGAGCATCAGCTGAGAGGACATCAATGAGGTTGTTTTGAAGATACAGGTACAAGGTGTAGGGAGGGATGACAGGTATGTGTTTCAGGCCTTTGCTTTCACAGTAAACAGCATTAGGGAAGCTAGGAGGGCAGCGGCACTCTTTTGGACATGCTTGGAGCTGGGCCATCAGGTGCTCATGGGGCATTTCCTGAGAGCTAACTTGACTGGCCCAAAGTAAGGCTGCAAATGTAACCATGAGCCATGCCATGGTTAGGTTAAACCTGCATAATAATAGAGACAGAAGAGGTCATAAAATAGGCTGTCAAGAATCtggagaggaaaaaaaatgtaattgttaactAGATtagtaaagtttgtcaagacaaactttgatgttggcttaaaCTGAAAGCCAACCTACAAACtcaaacatacagacagacagacagacagacaggcaggcaggcaggcatgcAGAACATGACGTGGTCTATCATCATTTGACATGCTAGGAATAGTGACTCATACACACTACATTTCTCCAGGATCTCACTAAGTGGGTAAGCTCATTGAGATAAACATCAGACACATCCTTTGGTTAACACTTTAATTCCCTGTATCTGCGTCTTCTGAGCAGTAATCCTTTTAAACTCAGAAAACACTGCCAGGTCAGCTTTAATTGCCGTAAGATTGACATGGTGCTACTCGTTCTACGAGTAAACTCGTAGACTCTGGCACGTACACAAAGGTTCAGGTGTCTTTATGTCTGACTTCTTCTCAATATAACCAGGTATACCAAACATGGCAGGGCTCCTAAAAACTGATAATTAACAGTTATTACAACTTTTACTTTAAACTTTCTTTGCTGTCATCCACACATACTTTTTTGCTTAAGAGGCGAGCTTTCTCTCTCATCTGGTAGTGGTTTACAGTTTTTTGGTGTTGAGCTCCAAGTGACTGTCTGGAGATCATTTTTGCACAAGAGAGGATCAACGCAAAGTCCTGAATACATCATAATCAGGTCTGGTTCAGCCAGCATCAACTGTAGGCATCTCTCATAGTATGAAAATACTTTTAAATCATGATCTCCATGTCAACACTCTGACCTTTGTTGAGCCAGCACTGATGCCAACTGCATCCAAATGCAGCTCATATCTGTAGCTCACATATTATACAAAGAACTGATTTGTTGAATAACAACTCCCCTGGTGAAAAGTTATATTTATACCAGCATTGTTTTCCAtaatttttcaggctggtttaagatggctAGTGCTGGTTTGGTTAGTTGgaggaccagcatagccatgctctTCACCAGCAAAAATGCTGGTCAACCACTATGGCCTTTTTTAGTAAGGAACTCTTGCTAGTTTAGCTAGTTAAGAAAGCCTGAGTACACCAGCACCCAAAACATCTGTTACTATTTTAAACAGGGGCATTATAGCACACTTCTGTGTTAGAACattgacaaataaataacaaaaatacaagcCCACACAAATTGAAACAACTGTAAAAACTACACATAGCTCCCAGAATACATAGTACAGAGGAACTCCATTGGTACAGACAAAACACGAACTGTCCTTTCTAAGAGTGCACACAATATATGAACAAATGCTACTAGTCTTACTTACCTTTGTCTTCCAGGAGCTCCCTGAATCAAATGTGCACTATTGTGTCTTTTAGATTGGTTGCTATAGGTTCAGATGCCTCGACACTGAGCTACTTAATCCCCTCGTACCTCTATTTGTTGTGTCAATGGCATTTCATGATCCTGACACAGACAGGCACACTGGACACAATCTCAACCAATCAAAGCCTTCAGAAATCGAGTCATAATTCCATGGGGATGGACTGTGCTTAAACCGTTGTGTTGGACAAAAGAAGACATGGGTCTTGGCCCAGTTCTAATCAGGTAAATACAGGCCTGGATGCCACGCTGCATCTTTCATCAACTTTCTCATCCTCCCTCACAGAAACACCTGCCTCCTGTTGTGTCTGGACCGGACAGTGGAGACTCAGACTTGGCATGATTTCTCAGAGTCTGTGGCAAATGATGCCAAATGCGATCTTCATCTTGATGCTCTGATATGGAGCGATAGCATGGCTTTTGTCATGTCTATCCATCCATacgtccacccatccatccatccatccatcatccatccttcCCCTGGTTTGGCTTTGCTCATTTAGTATTCTAATTTCCTTCATTCTAATTAGGACtagcaatttaaatgaaaaattacaAGTGGCCTAATTTATTACACCACCAAAATGCATCTGCAAAAAGTTCAGTCCTCAGGGGAACTCTAGTCTGGATTTAGAAGCAAAGATTAACTTTGCACAGGTATCCACATATAGTGTCTTTGTTAGACAGCCAAGGGCTGATCTTGTTTGTCATTGCATATTCTCAATTCTGTTGACGACAACAACACCTTACTGTGCCATTGTAATCCACTGTAATTGGCTCCTCTATTCCTAATCTACGATTGCCTGTAATTCAGTCTTTTATCCAGCATCTCGTGTCTAGGAAGGTGCAGTTGCTCTCACTAGAACCAGTGACCTGCAGGGCATAAAGTATAAACGCCAACCTAATCCAGTTACAGAATTCAAAACACATTATTCACAGGAAGCTTTAGGAGCTTAAGACATCTGCTTCAAGGTCTACACCACTGTGTAGCTAAAAACATTGGGTTGCAAAATACAGGACATGACAATAGGTCATTCAAAGGTCAGCAATCAATTTCAAGCTGGAATAATTATGATGGATCTTTAAGCCTTTTAAAATATTCTGCATGTTCTACTCATTTCATGTCATTCAGTGTCTGTGAGCAGCTGTTTGTTTTATGGTTGGA is a window encoding:
- the LOC127639241 gene encoding LOW QUALITY PROTEIN: keratocan-like (The sequence of the model RefSeq protein was modified relative to this genomic sequence to represent the inferred CDS: inserted 1 base in 1 codon), which codes for MTVIPRFNLTMAWLMVTFAALLWASQVSSQEMPHEHLMAQLQACPKECRCPPSFPNAVYCESKGLKHIPVIPPYTLYLYLQNNLIDVLSADALRNATQLKWINLSHNKITSEGLEVDALRVMPNLVHLYMEDNLLTSIPSPLPARLEQLRLSQNRISKIPAGVFSGMDHLTLLDLQSNKLQDDAVTEVSLKGLSNLVQINLAKNQLNSMPLGLPPTTSQIFLDSNNIEKIPAGYFKGLPKVSSLRLNRNKLGXGGIPKNVFNLSSILDLQLSHNQLTEVPIISFGLEHLYLDHNKIKSVNGSDICPAPAGALDEYFGESSPHLRYLRLDGNDIKPPIPQDLMMCFRLLRAVVI